Part of the Antechinus flavipes isolate AdamAnt ecotype Samford, QLD, Australia chromosome 2, AdamAnt_v2, whole genome shotgun sequence genome is shown below.
AGGCATTTCTCTGCCTGGGATGGTGGAAAAGGAGATTATAAGTGTCTTGTAGTACCTCTCTGTCCTCAGGGGAAGTTCCCTGGTTCCTCTGGTTCCGAAGTGTCCTGTACAATGTTGGGGTTAATATGGAGCCTGCAGGGTAGAATCCCAGACTGTTTCTGGGACTTTTTCCTTTCCTGCATCCTTATGGGGCAGCCCAGCCTCACTAAGCTCTTCCACCTGGCCCCTGAGCACGGGCACTAGGTGAATATCAGTTTTCTGGATTTGTTTCTGGGGTCTCTTGGGCTGGTGTCGGTAGGTTGACTCTGCTTCTCTGCAGTTATAAGCTCTGTTATCTTTCCGATCAGTTCTACAGATGGACACAATTAGGACAAGAATCAACAAGAAGATGGCCAGCAACACAGCCAAGCAAATCACCGTCACTGCTGGGATGCTCAGGGGGCTAGATCCCTGCGCCAGGTTCTTCAGGTGATCAAGGCTGTTGGTGAAAGTGACTCTCACCAGAGCTCTGGTCTCCAAGGGGGGGCTCCCTTGGTCAGTGACAACCACCATCAGTTCCCATTCACTGCCAATGAGGCTGCTGGCATTGGTGACATTGATGTATAACTGCCCCAAGTGAGGGTCAAGGAAGAAGAGGTGAGCGTCATTTCCACCCTGAACGGCATAGAGAAGATTCCCATTGTCCCCAGAATCTGCATCAATGGCTACAATGGTCATTAAGAGAAACAGCTGTGACCTAGCAGCTCCCGAAGATACCGTGCCGGAGCTGGCAGCTCTAAAAGGGTCAGGGGTCTCAGAAGAGACTATTAAGTGACCAGTGGAAGAGTTCACAAACACAGAAATAGAGGCTGCTCCACCATTAAGGGCAGGCTGCACCACTATGGGAGGATTGTCATTAGTATCAAGGAGACAGACCCTCACAGAGGCACTAGAAATGAGCTGAGGTTGACCTTTGTCTTCTGCTATTACCAGGAATTGAAAACTGGTCATTTGCTCATAGTCCAGGGTAGTCGCTGCTGAGATCTCCCCAGTGTCAGAGTCTATAGCTACCAGATGGGAAAAGGGAGACTCCTGAATGTGGTAAGTGACTTTTCCATTTAGGTCTGCATCAGCATCATGAGCCTTAACAGTGATGAGATGGGAAGAAGGCAGATTATTCTCCCAAATGGAGATGTTGTACTTGCTCAGCTCAAACACGGGGGCGTTGTCATTGATGTCACTGATCTGAATGGTGATCTGTTTCTTGGCTGATAAAGGTTGCTCCCCGTGGTCTTGGGCTAATAATGTCAAGTTGTATTCAGGCCACCTCTCCCTATCCAGAAGGGCACTGGTCAAGAGCATATAAGTGTTCCCATTGGTTCTTTTCAGTTGAAAATGTCCCTGTCCTTGGCTGAGCGAGCAGTGAACCAGGCCATTGTCCCCAGAATCCAGGTCACTCGCTATCACCAGGGCGATGAAGCTGTCCTTGGGAAGAGCTTCCGATACCACAGATGGTTGAGAGGCCCATGTAATATGGATGCTCGGGGAGTTGTCGTTAACGTCTAGAATCTTGATGAGGACTTTGCAGTGAGCTGGAATGGGGTTGGGACCCAAGTCCCTGGCCTGCACATCTATCTCATAAGCAGGGGTTTTTTCATAGTCCAGGGGCTGACGCAGAATGATCTGGCCTGTCTTGGCGTTGATACTGAAGGTGTCTTGCACATTTGGTGGCACGTGCTTACTGAGGGAAAACTCAACCTCCCCGTTTGGTCCTTCGTCCGGGTCAGTAGCTGTGAGATTTATGAGAAGGGTCCCAGGGACGGTGTCTTCCCCCACTTCTAAAGCCAAGGAGCTCTCTGCAAACATAGGACTGTTGTCGTTGGAATCCAAAACACTGACCCTAACTAAGCTGGTGCCTGACTTGGGGGGCTCTCCGTTGTCAAAGGCTGTTAATATCAAGTCAAAGGATGCATGCAGCTCCCGATCCAGCTCCTTAACCACTACAAGCTCTGCATGTTTACTTTCGTCAGGCCCCAGGATCACCTCCAGAGCAAAGTGTTCGCTGGGAGAAAGTGAATAGGAATACAAAGTATTAGGGCCAGTGTCAAGATCCCAGGCTCTGTCCAGGGGAATCCTGGTCCGAAGAGAGGCACTTTCAGAGATCTCCAGCTCCTGCTCTGCTTTGGGGAAACGGGGATGGTGATCATTGATATCCAGCACTTGGATCTCCACATGGATCAAAGCTAAGTCCGCAGTGGCCAGCACATCAAAGGATATCAGACAAGGATCTTTCTGTTTGCAAAGCTGTTCTCTGTCTAGCCTCCTCCCAGTGCTGAGTAAACCATCTTTAGAGTCAACCTGAATGGGAAGCACCTGAAGTGGCTGCAAAATCTGGAAAGCCCCTTCCTGCCTGCTTCTCTCCTCCCAGCCCAGTTCTTTAGACAGTTTTCCTATCACTGTTCCATACGGCACTTCTTCTGAAATTTGGTATTTTACAGTGAGAGTAGCTATTTCCTGACTatctgatgaaagaaaaaagatccaGTACAAACCAAAGAACTGAAGCTGTAAAAAGAATGCCATGCTTACCCCCTCTCAGATGGGATTTGGAAGGGGATAGCGGCCCTTAGAGGCTGGAAAAGTCCTCAGGTGTTTCCTGGAGGGTGTGTTTGGCCTTGTCCTCTTGCCACCAAACTTGCTGGCATGATCGGGTCCCA
Proteins encoded:
- the PCDH12 gene encoding LOW QUALITY PROTEIN: protocadherin-12 (The sequence of the model RefSeq protein was modified relative to this genomic sequence to represent the inferred CDS: inserted 1 base in 1 codon); translation: MAFFLQLQFFGLYWIFFLSSDSQEIATLTVKYQISEEVPYGTVIGKLSKELGWEERSRQEGAFQILQPLQVLPIQVDSKDGLLSTGRRLDREQLCKQKDPCLISFDVLATADLALIHVEIQVLDINDHHPRFPKAEQELEISESASLRTRIPLDRAWDLDTGPNTLYSYSLSPSEHFALEVILGPDESKHAELVVVKELDRELHASFDLILTAFDNGEPPKSGTSLVRVSVLDSNDNSPMFAESSLALEVGEDTVPGTLLINLTATDPDEGPNGEVEFSLSKHVPPNVQDTFSINAKTGQIILRQPLDYEKTPAYEIDVQARDLGPNPIPAHCKVLIKILDVNDNSPSIHITWASQPSVVSEALPKDSFIALVIASDLDSGDNGLVHCSLSQGQGHFQLKRTNGNTYMLLTSALLDRERWPEYNLTLLAQDHGEQPLSAKKQITIQISDINDNAPVFELSKYNISIWENNLPSSHLITVKAHDADADLNGKVTYHIQESPFSHLVAIDSDTGEISAATTLDYEQMTSFQFLVIAEDKGQPQLISSASVRVCLLDTNDNPPIVVQPALNGGAASISVFVNSSTGHLIVSSETPDPFRAASSGTVSSGAARSQLFLLMTIVAIDADSGDNGNLLYAVQGGNDAHLFFLDPHLGQLYINVTNASSLIGSEWELMVVVTDQGSPPLETRALVRVTFTNSLDHLKNLAQGSSPLSIPAVTVICLAVLLAIFLLILVLIVSICRTDRKDNRAYNCREAESTYRHQPKRPQKQIQKTDIHLVPVLRGQVEELSEAGLPHKDAGKEKVPETVWDSTLQAPXLTPTLYRTLRNQRNQGTSPEDREVLQDTYNLLFHHPRQRNASRENLCLPDPQPTTCQPHPKASKNMGSPQMKPSQQQRSDLPGPALPASSATLRRQRNLNAKADPDEEHHPHQILRSLVRLSVAAFTERNPMEELTIDSPPVQQISQLLSLLHQGQFQPKPNHRGNKYSAKPGNVRNAGLETDWQNAKEGDHGEHEAEDGNLDNELDLSMKQLLEEELESLFDPQTGLALDRLNVPDPAWMARLSLPLQANYRDNVFSPDSPSSGQGRDAAAMEEPRTFQTFGKSAGSEMKSMGTQLASTFLSEMSSLFEMLLSQNSNAPVAASEVLQRLSACGKTLGLDLAGSGALGAEAVGTNEKKGTKIRTGSSNSCRDL